One genomic window of Halanaerobiales bacterium includes the following:
- a CDS encoding permease — protein MKKHLKDYWLFIIFSIAISISYIFGIETGKGIFNNFYDFFITMVQFVPAVFILIGLFDVWVKKETIEKHLGENSSFLSYIWAIILASTTIGGLYVAFPVAAALYKKGATPRVIFTYVGAAAICRIPMTLFEASYVGIKFTAIRWGVSIPLIILSSILLEKLLSKKDLEMIHE, from the coding sequence ATGAAAAAACATCTTAAAGATTACTGGTTATTTATTATATTTTCTATTGCAATTTCAATAAGTTATATTTTTGGGATTGAAACAGGTAAAGGTATTTTCAATAATTTTTATGATTTTTTTATAACAATGGTCCAATTTGTTCCTGCTGTTTTTATCTTAATTGGCTTATTTGATGTCTGGGTAAAAAAAGAAACTATAGAAAAACATCTTGGAGAAAATTCAAGCTTTTTATCATACATCTGGGCAATAATTCTGGCCAGTACGACCATAGGTGGTCTATATGTTGCTTTTCCAGTAGCCGCTGCATTATATAAAAAAGGAGCAACTCCCAGGGTAATTTTTACTTATGTAGGAGCTGCTGCTATTTGTCGAATCCCAATGACCTTATTTGAAGCAAGTTATGTTGGGATAAAATTCACTGCAATTAGATGGGGAGTCTCTATTCCATTAATAATTTTAAGTAGTATTTTATTAGAAAAACTATTATCAAAAAAAGATCTGGAGATGATCCATGAATAA